The genomic region TGTAATCATTGACCCAACGTCGGGTCTATCTCCAGCCCAGTAGTGGGCTAGCCTTTTTGTAACCCACACAACCTCCGTTGCAATTCGTTACAGACGGTGCTAGAAGGCCCCTCACAGTCAGCCATGAGGGAGGCCGGGGCCATGCTCCAGTTCGTCATCTACCGCCGCGTCTCGACTGAGGAGCAAGGCCGCTCCGGTCTGGGGCTAGAGGCGCAGGACAGGGACATAGCCCTGTTCCTAGAGAACTACGCAGAGACACCCTTCGAGATCATCGGGGAGTTCACGGACATCCTGACCGGCAAGGGAGATGCCCGGCCTCAGCTACAGGCCGCTCTGGACCTAGTGCGCAGCCGGGGGGCAACGCTCCTAGTGGCCAAGCTGGACCGCCTTAGCCGCAAGGTCTCGTTCATCGCCTCCATCATGGATGACAAGCGAGTGAACCTCCGGGTGGCCTCTATGCCGCACATGGACAGGTTCTCTGGCCACATCTACGCCGCGTTGGCGGAGCAAGAGCGGGAGTTCATCTCCCTGCGCACGAAGCAGGCCCTAGCAGCCGCAAAGGCGCGCGGGGTGAAGCTGGGGGGCGACAGGGGCAACATAGCTCAGATCAACGCGGCGAAGCGCGCCAAGGCCGATGCCTTCGCGGAGACGGTGGGGGGGATCGTAAAGCCTCTCAGGGAGCGCGGGGCGACCCTCCGGGAGATCGCTGAGGCCCTCAACGCCGCTGGGGTCCCGACGCGGGGCGGTGGGCGCTGGTATGCCAACACCGTGAGCCGCGTGGCGGCGAGGCTGGAGGCGGCGTGAGTGCGATAGACTGTCTTTTTCGATCAGCGCCGCCTTAGTGGACATGCGTGACGGCCTTGCCAACCTCGCCGACTGCCCCACAAACTGTCCCACAAGAAACCGGGGACGGTTCTTGGCGAGCCTTCTAAGTCTCTGATATGTATCGCATATGGGGTGAGGTGGTATCGGGGATGGCTGGTCTCTCTCCCGCTACCATTTTTTGGCGAAAAGTTTGTAGCCCCGGCCGGGCAGGCAGCCGGTTCAGGCCGCCGAAGTTTCGGGAAACGGATCATCTGCCTTTATGTCCAGAAATTCTGCCGTCTCGTCCCAGCTGGCAAAGGCGCGCGCATTGATCCCCATGTCCGAAAGCTGGCGTGTGGCATGGGCCGCGCGCAACACGGTGCCGGGCGCGTAGACATAGGCTATGCGGTCCAGCTTCGACAGCTGGGGCATGAGCGAGCTGAAAAACGCCGCATACTGGTCTGGTGTCAGGCTCGGCTCGGCTCCGCGATAATCAATCACCAGCGATCTGTAGGGAGCCCCTGAAAGCCGGTCGGCAAGCCGTTTGGCATTGCGCATGGAGGCTTCAAAATTGGTGCGTCCAAGCACGGCCGCATACCGGCAGCCCGGCGCGGCATCGCACGCGAAGATCGTGGGTTCACTCATATATCTGCCCGCCCGGCTGGATGTTGAATTCAGCAATTTCGGGCCAGTCTGGGCCACGAGCAAGAACAAATAATTATACAAGTGTATAAGTTTGGAAGAGATGCCGCCTGGGGGGTCCGCCCACGGCCGGATCAGGCTTTCAGATCAGGCGGGCGCTCCTGTGCGCTCAAGCGCCAGGCAAACCAGCTTCTGCTCCAGCCGCTCCTTGAAGCTCGAAGGGTTTGCCAGCCCCATGCGCTGCAGTGCCGTATCGAACCGGCTGGCCTCTGGCGCGCGGGTGAGGGCCGATACGATCAACTTCGCGCGCGCCTTCCAGCCTGTATTGCGCTGCGCCAGCCATTCCAGCGCTTCGCGCAGGGCCTGTTCGGTGTCTGTCAGATCGCTGCCGAAGGGAAATTTCACCAGCGTGCCGCTGGCGGTGGCCGGCTGCAGCTGCTCCTTGAGGCGCTCTGGCGTGTTCTGCCGGGCGGTCTCCGGCAGGGTATAGTCCTTCTCCAGTTTTCCGGCGGCCTTCGCTTCGTCCAGGAAGGCATCCTGAAAGCGTTTGTCGGCGATTTTGGCAAGGGCGATGGCGACATCACGGTCGGTGCGTCCGCGCAGGTCAGCCACGCCATACTCGGTGATGACGATATCGCGCAGATGGCGCGGCACGGTCACTTCGCCGCCCGTCCAGACAATGTTGGAGCGTGTCTCGCCGCCGGTCTGGCGTGTCGCACGCACCAGGATGACCGAGCGTGCACCCTCCAGCTCGTGTGCCATGGCGGAGAAATTATATTGCCCGCCGACACCGCTGACCACGCGCCCGTCGGCCAGCGTATCGGAGATCGCCGCGCCGCGCCCGTTGACCATCATGGCCGTGTTGATGAAGCGCGCGTGCTGGCGCTGCAGCCGGGCCAGTTCCTCATGGCCGTAAAGATCGTTGACGCGCGCCACAGATGTCATGTCGATGCGGGCGCGCTCAGTATCGCTCAGGCTACGCAGACGGTCATAGAGCTCGCCCGGACCGGCAAAGAAACCGCCATGCAGCGCGATGCCCTCGTCCTCACGCAAGCTCGCAGGGTCTGCCAGCAATGCCTCCTGGCGCGCGATATCGTCACTCACCCGCCGGCCCAACAGCCCGCTCTGGAACAGGTCCAGCAGGCCGAGCGTGAGCATTTCGCTGCAGCCGTAAAGCCCGTCCTCGAACGGCTCCAGACCGCCGCACTGGCGGGCCAGATCCATGTCGGAGCCCAATGTGCCGATCGCGCTGCGCCAGGCGGTGTTGTCGAGATGGCGCAGCTTCAGGGCTGCCGCCACGGCGTCGGAGAGTGCCCCGATGCCGGTCTGCAGGGTGCCGCCATCGCGCACGAGCGTGCTGGCATGCAGTCCGATGGACCAGGCGGGTAGGCCGACAGCCTCGCGCGGAATGGGAAAGAGGGTGTACTCGCCCGCATCATAAAGCGCGTCGAACCAGTCTTCGGGTATGTCTGCCCTTTGTCCCATGAAGGGCAGGGCGGCGTTAAGCTCGCCCAGAACCACTGCCGGCGCGCCTGCCTTGCGCCTTTCATGCAGGGCCGGGATCAGGTCCAGCGACAGATCGGGATTGCATGACAGGCTGATCCGGCCTTGCGGTCCGGGCGCGACCATCTGGGCGGCTACGTTGACGCCCGCGTTCAAAATGGCGCGGCCGGCATGGGTGTAATTGGCGCTGACATAGTCGCGCTGGGCCGATGCGTTGTTCAGCAAGCCGCCCGGCGGGAGGAAAAACTCCTTCACCCGCACATTGCCGGGCAGGGCATTGCGCCGCCGGTCGCGCGCATAGTCCAGATCGGGATAGCCGCCATAGAGGCGTTCACTGACCGGATCGAGCAGGCGCGCAGCCAGCGCGTTGGGCGCAGCCGGGCGCTCCAGCGTCAGGGCGGTGAAGATGGTCAGCTTGATGCCGGGATCTGCCTTGGCGCGTGCGTAGAAGGCGTTGGCGATATGGTTGGCTTTGCCAAGGCCCAACGGCAGGCCGAGCACGATGCGCTTGCCGACGCGCTCAATGGCGAGGTCTACACATGCTTCTGGTGTGGCGGGGCGGGGTGCTTGCTGCGGGGGCAGGATGAAAACTCCTCTTGGCGGCACATAAAAGGTTACGTGCAGGCGCGGCTAGCGTTCACATTTTTGCCCGCTAGCCTATCAGTATAGGCCGTGTTGGTATGGCCCGTCCTGCAGGACATGCTGGTCTGAGGAGGGAGCCTGGTCATGGCGAGAAATCCGTTCACATCGCATCCCGCTGAAGGCGGCGAGACCTATTTTCAGCACTTCAAATTTGCCAGCGCGGTTGGTGTTCAGCTGTTGCTTGCCGGGCTGGCAGCCCTTGTCCACGGCGTGCTTCCCTTCGTTTTCCGGACGACAGCCTCCCGCCTGCTGACCGGCGTCCATCGCCGTGTGGAGGCAAAGCGGGCGGCGATGCCGGACAGTCCGGCCGTCTAGCTGCCCTCCAGCGGCCAGAGCATCGGTACGAGTGTGACGGTGACCAGCATGACGATGATATTCAGTGGCAGGCCGAGCTTCACATAATCGGTAAAGCGATAATGCCCTGGTCCATAGACCAGCGTGTTGGTCTGATAGCCGATGGGTGTGGCGAAGGCCGCGCTGGCACCGATCATCACCACAATAACGAAGGGGCGCGGGTCCAGCCCAGCGGCCACCGCAAGGGCAATCGCCACGGGTGTCATCACGATGGCCACGGCGTTGTTGGTCACGGTTTCGGTGAGGAATGAGGTGGTGACGTAGACCAGGACCAGCAGCACAAGCGGCGAGGCCAGCGCCAATAGCGGCGCGGCCGCGCTGACGACCAGTTCGATAGCCCCGGTGCTCTGCAGTGACGCCCCGATAGCCAGCATGGCGACAATCAGCGCCAGAATGCGCCAGTCTATGCTGTCGAAGGCTTCTTCGGGATCAAGACACCCGGAAAACAGCACGACGGCCACGCCTATGACGGCGAGCCCGACAATCGGCATGATGTTGAGGGCGGCGAGCACGACCACGCCTACAAGCGTCGCAATGGCGATCGGTGCCCGTTCCCGGCGGAATGCCTGGTCCTCGGGCCGTGCCAGATCAACCAGTCCCAGCTCGCGCGACATGCGTTCGATATCTTCCGGCGAGCCTTCCAGTAGCACGCTGTCTCCGGGATTAAGCCGGATACGGCCGACATGTTCGCTGATCTCGCCGCCATGACGGTGCACGGCGACAACATAAACCCCGAAACGGCGGCGCAGGCGGTAGGATTTGAGCGGCGCGCCGGTAAGCCGGCTGCCCGGTCCCACTACCGCCTCAACCAGTACGGCGCGGCTTTCGCTTACGTCTTCAAGATCGTCGGAACCGACGCGTACTTCCCCGTCGCGGTGCAGGGAAAGCACCTCGCTCATGGGCGATTCAAGAACGAGCCGGTCGCCGGCCTGCAGCTCGATCTGGTCAATGTCGTGGCGCAGGGTCTGGGAGTTGCGCACCACGTCGAGAAGACGCAGATCGCGCAGTTTCAGGAACGGTACATCCTCCGGGTGGCGGCCAATAAGCGAAGACCCCTCGGGGATGCGGGCATCGGTGATGAAGCGGGACTCGCCCGCACCATCCAGCAGGGAGAAATCCTTGCGGTCGGGCAGTATGCGGGGTGCGACAACCGCCAGATAGATCATGCCGGTGGCCGCAACCGCCAGACCCACCGCGCTCATCTCGAAAATGCCGAAAGGCTCCAGGCCGGCCTGGCGGGCCGCGCCGTCCACGACGAGATTGGTCGAGGTGCCGATCAGCGTGCAGGTGCCGCCCATGATCGCGCAATAGGACAGCGGCATCAGCAGCTTGGAGGGCGCGAGGTTCAAATCGCGGGCGATCCCGGTGATTACCGGAATGAGGATCATCACCACGGGAATATTGTTCATGAAGGCGGATACGATGACCGTCAGCAGGAAGGTTGATCCGATGACGAGAAGCCTGCTTGATCCGGCCTTGCGCTGGATGAAGCGGCTTACCTCCAGAATGGCGCCTGTCCGCACCAGGGCTGCCGATATGACAAACATGCAGGCAATGGTCAGTGGCGCGGCATTGGCCAGCGCTCCCACCATGCTGGAGCTGTCCAGAAGACCGAGGACCAGAAACACGGCCACGGCACCGATGGCGACCATTTCGGGCGGGAAGCGTTCGGACGCGAACACCGCCAGCATCACGCCCAGCAGGGCGAGCGCCAGCCATCCCGCATTCGGGCCAAGCCATTCTATCATTGATGTGCTCCCATGCCAGGGACCGATTTATTCATTACGCGCTTGCAGTGTAAATGCCCTAGGCGCGCTGGCGGCGGATGAAACACGCCGAGCACTGCTGAAACCGCTTTCTGGATACCGAGGATGCCGTAAACAATCGCGTCCGGGGCGTGCTGGCAGCGCGGGGTGCTGAAGGCTTCTTCTGCGTGGCGGCATGCTATAGGCTGGAGAGTTCCAGCCATCAGGGGCTAAAGTCATGTTTGGTGGACGCAAGGCTGAGGAACGCCGGCGCGACGAGATCCGTCTGGCCAGGTCAGCGTGTGACAACGCGCTGGCGGCCCTGCGTGCCGATGATATTGCCAAGGCGCGCGCCGAGCTGGCGGTTGTCCCCAAGAAGATCGATTTTGCCGATGTTGGCTGGAAGGTGGAGCTGACCGCCTCCATGCTCGATCTGGCGGCTGGACGGCGCAAGCCGGCCATAACCCGCCTCACCATTATCTGCTCACGGCTCGACGAGACCGACCTGTCGCGCGATGACAAGGGCTATCTGCGCCTGTTTGCGCTCTATCGCGCCATCGAAGCGTCTAAGGACGGCAAGGCCCCGCAGGAATTGCGGGATCTGGTGGAGGATTTCCGCTTCGATCACACACTTGTTTCGCCCGAGCTGAAGGTCGGTTTCCCTCTGAAAAAGACCGAGGAAGCCGTTGCTGCGCCGCCGCCGATGGCGCGGCCGGCCAGCGCGGGCGCGGATGATCCCTTCGAGGGGTGAGATCAGTTATGGCTTCCGCGCAAGGCCGCCTCATTGAGGCTGTCCCAGCGGCGCGGGCTGGTAATCATGGCACGTACATAGGCCATGTTGGCGGCTGCCATTTCCGGTGTGGAATCGATCATGGCAATGCGCTCGGCCTCATCGAACCGACCCTGCAGGGCCAGTACGAGTGCAAGGTTCTGGCGCACCTGCGCAGAGGCCAGATCATTGTCCATGGCCCGGCGCAGGAGAGGTTCAGCCTGTTCCGGTTCACCGGCCAGGGCGTGTGACAGCGCCAGATTGGACAGGACTGAGGGCTCTTCCGGCGCCAGCCTCATTGCTTCCTGAAAGCGGGCGCGCGCTGCCGGAGTGCGCCCTGCCTGCTCCAGCGACACGCCCAGAGCGTTTATCACACGCCAATTGCCGGGATCGGCCTGCGCAGCGCGGGTAAGCGGCTCTATGGCCTGCTGGCCGCGGCCTTCGGCGGCCAGCGCCAGCCCGTAGGCCGCCAGCAGCGCAGAATCGTCGGGGAAGAGCGCGAGTGCCTGCCGGGCGACTTCAATGGCTCTCGGCGTGCTGCCCAGCAGGCGCAGAACGCGCGCCAGCTCGGTTGCCGCTTCGCGGTCGGCCGGGTTCATCTCGTAGGCTTCGGCCCAGAAGGCGGCCTGGGTGAGTAGGTCCTGATTGGCGATGGACTCGCGCTCGGCGCGGGTGGCCGGAACGATCGAGCGCGATTCCAGTTGGAGCGCGAGGGCCGCTTCCTGCGGGCTTGGCGGCGCTGCCGTCGTGGCGCATGCGCCAAGCGCCAGCGCGCCGGCGGCGGTGAAGGCTGCAGCGGACAAACGCATGGACATGATCTAACCCTGTTAACGCGGACGTGTATGGTCCCTATCTTTCTGCCGGGCCGGTCAAGAAGCCGTTAACGCTTCTCCGCCTCCGGCGTGCCTTCGTGAGTTATCTGGAGAGTTTGATGAGTTTTGCATTCACCGACGCCGCCCACATCGCCCGCACCGTTCATCTGACGGCGCGCGCTGATCTTGATTCGGTGTTGTCAGGTGTCGGGGAAGAGGCAGCGCGTCACGCCCGTGCTTCCGGGTTTTCCGGAAAGGCCGGAGAGCTGGTTGTCCTGCCGGGAGATGGCGATGCGCTCTACGGTGTGGGTGAGGCATTATCGCCGTTTGAAGCGGGCAGTGCGCCGCTGGCCTTGCCCGAGGGTGACTGGCGGGTGGGCGGTATGCCGGGAAGCTGGGACCCGACCGTGCTGGCGACCGCGCTGGGTCTTGGCAGCTACCAGTTCACGCGCTATCGCGCCGCGCCGCGCGAACCGGCGCGTTTCCAGCTGCCTGCTGGCGCTGATGAGGCGGAAGCCTTGCGCATTATTGCGGGCGTCACCGTATGCCGCGATCTCATCAACACGCCGGCAGGCGACATGCTGCCCAGCCATCTGGAAGAGGCGGCGCGCACCATCGCCGAGCCCTTTGGCGCGACGGTGACGAGTATTGTGGGCGATGACCTGCTCAAACAGAACTACCCGATGATCCACGCGGTCGGCCGGGCGTCCACAGATGCGCCGCGCCTGATCGAGCTGGTCTGGGGTGATCCCTCCCATCCGCGCATTGCGCTGGTGGGCAAGGGCGTGTGTTTTGATTCCGGCGGCCTCAACATCAAGGGCGGCAGCAATATGCTGCTGATGAAGAAGGATATGGGCGGCGCGGCCAACGTGCTCGGCCTTGCTGCGATGATAATGGATGCCGGGCTGCCGGTTTGCCTTCACGTGCTGGTGCCTGCCGTCGAAAATGCCATTTCCGGCAATGCTTTCCGGCCAGGCGATATCCTGCCATCACGAAAGGGCCTGACGGTCGAGATCGGCAATACCGACGCTGAAGGGCGGCTGGTGCTGGGCGATGCACTGACGCGCGCGTGCGAGGACAAGCCGGAGCTGGTGATCGATATGGCCACGCTGACCGGTGCGGCGCGTATCGCACTCGGCCCGGAGTTGGCGCCGGTTTACACCGATGACGACGCGCTTGCTGCAGACATTGAGACGGCGGCCCGCCAGGTGGATGACCCGGTCTGG from Glycocaulis abyssi harbors:
- a CDS encoding M17 family metallopeptidase, which produces MSFAFTDAAHIARTVHLTARADLDSVLSGVGEEAARHARASGFSGKAGELVVLPGDGDALYGVGEALSPFEAGSAPLALPEGDWRVGGMPGSWDPTVLATALGLGSYQFTRYRAAPREPARFQLPAGADEAEALRIIAGVTVCRDLINTPAGDMLPSHLEEAARTIAEPFGATVTSIVGDDLLKQNYPMIHAVGRASTDAPRLIELVWGDPSHPRIALVGKGVCFDSGGLNIKGGSNMLLMKKDMGGAANVLGLAAMIMDAGLPVCLHVLVPAVENAISGNAFRPGDILPSRKGLTVEIGNTDAEGRLVLGDALTRACEDKPELVIDMATLTGAARIALGPELAPVYTDDDALAADIETAARQVDDPVWRMPLWSGYDSQIDGEISDLSNTGSGPMAGSITAALFLRRFVDTKAWVHLDIYGWNPKSRPGRPLGGEMLAARALYQVLKVRYGVKHG
- a CDS encoding tetratricopeptide repeat protein — its product is MRLSAAAFTAAGALALGACATTAAPPSPQEAALALQLESRSIVPATRAERESIANQDLLTQAAFWAEAYEMNPADREAATELARVLRLLGSTPRAIEVARQALALFPDDSALLAAYGLALAAEGRGQQAIEPLTRAAQADPGNWRVINALGVSLEQAGRTPAARARFQEAMRLAPEEPSVLSNLALSHALAGEPEQAEPLLRRAMDNDLASAQVRQNLALVLALQGRFDEAERIAMIDSTPEMAAANMAYVRAMITSPRRWDSLNEAALRGSHN
- a CDS encoding acetyl-CoA hydrolase/transferase C-terminal domain-containing protein; translated protein: MLGLPLGLGKANHIANAFYARAKADPGIKLTIFTALTLERPAAPNALAARLLDPVSERLYGGYPDLDYARDRRRNALPGNVRVKEFFLPPGGLLNNASAQRDYVSANYTHAGRAILNAGVNVAAQMVAPGPQGRISLSCNPDLSLDLIPALHERRKAGAPAVVLGELNAALPFMGQRADIPEDWFDALYDAGEYTLFPIPREAVGLPAWSIGLHASTLVRDGGTLQTGIGALSDAVAAALKLRHLDNTAWRSAIGTLGSDMDLARQCGGLEPFEDGLYGCSEMLTLGLLDLFQSGLLGRRVSDDIARQEALLADPASLREDEGIALHGGFFAGPGELYDRLRSLSDTERARIDMTSVARVNDLYGHEELARLQRQHARFINTAMMVNGRGAAISDTLADGRVVSGVGGQYNFSAMAHELEGARSVILVRATRQTGGETRSNIVWTGGEVTVPRHLRDIVITEYGVADLRGRTDRDVAIALAKIADKRFQDAFLDEAKAAGKLEKDYTLPETARQNTPERLKEQLQPATASGTLVKFPFGSDLTDTEQALREALEWLAQRNTGWKARAKLIVSALTRAPEASRFDTALQRMGLANPSSFKERLEQKLVCLALERTGAPA
- a CDS encoding recombinase family protein, which produces MLQFVIYRRVSTEEQGRSGLGLEAQDRDIALFLENYAETPFEIIGEFTDILTGKGDARPQLQAALDLVRSRGATLLVAKLDRLSRKVSFIASIMDDKRVNLRVASMPHMDRFSGHIYAALAEQEREFISLRTKQALAAAKARGVKLGGDRGNIAQINAAKRAKADAFAETVGGIVKPLRERGATLREIAEALNAAGVPTRGGGRWYANTVSRVAARLEAA
- a CDS encoding DUF6356 family protein, with amino-acid sequence MARNPFTSHPAEGGETYFQHFKFASAVGVQLLLAGLAALVHGVLPFVFRTTASRLLTGVHRRVEAKRAAMPDSPAV
- a CDS encoding SLC13 family permease, whose amino-acid sequence is MIEWLGPNAGWLALALLGVMLAVFASERFPPEMVAIGAVAVFLVLGLLDSSSMVGALANAAPLTIACMFVISAALVRTGAILEVSRFIQRKAGSSRLLVIGSTFLLTVIVSAFMNNIPVVMILIPVITGIARDLNLAPSKLLMPLSYCAIMGGTCTLIGTSTNLVVDGAARQAGLEPFGIFEMSAVGLAVAATGMIYLAVVAPRILPDRKDFSLLDGAGESRFITDARIPEGSSLIGRHPEDVPFLKLRDLRLLDVVRNSQTLRHDIDQIELQAGDRLVLESPMSEVLSLHRDGEVRVGSDDLEDVSESRAVLVEAVVGPGSRLTGAPLKSYRLRRRFGVYVVAVHRHGGEISEHVGRIRLNPGDSVLLEGSPEDIERMSRELGLVDLARPEDQAFRRERAPIAIATLVGVVVLAALNIMPIVGLAVIGVAVVLFSGCLDPEEAFDSIDWRILALIVAMLAIGASLQSTGAIELVVSAAAPLLALASPLVLLVLVYVTTSFLTETVTNNAVAIVMTPVAIALAVAAGLDPRPFVIVVMIGASAAFATPIGYQTNTLVYGPGHYRFTDYVKLGLPLNIIVMLVTVTLVPMLWPLEGS